The genomic stretch GGCGCCACCGGCGGGAGCGGCACCCATCTGCGCCACCTCGAGGGCGCCACAGGCGGCCGGGGCGGTGGCCTCCATGGGCAGGCTCGGGTCGAGGTCGCTCATGACGTCGCCGTCGTAGGCGCCCGAGCCGTCCTTGTCGATGCCGTGCACGACCAGGACGGCGGTGCCGTCCTCGAACGCCTGGTGCACGTCGTCGCTGACCTCGAAGGTGCGCTCGTAGCTGATCGAGCCGCCCTCGGCGGTCGGGAAGCGGTCGATCGCCAGGCCGCTGTCCGGGCTGGTGTCGCCGGTGGTGGTCAGCGACGTGCCGATGGCGCCGTAGTACTTGGCCGCCTCGGTGACGCTCACGAAGCCGTCGCCGTCCGCGTCGTCGGACAGGTCGTTGCTCGGGCACTCGCCCAGGGCGCCGATGTGGAAGTGCTGGGCGTGCGGCGAGCCGGCGAGCAGCCCGGTGGCCTCGATCATCACGGTGGCGGTGTTGCCGTCCAGCGTGACCATGCCGGTGCCGGTGACCCCGGACATGTTCACCGAGCCGAGGTCGGCCTGGTAGCTGTGCGCGCCCTCGTGTGCGGAGGCGGCGGAGACGGTCAGCAGCGGGAAGGCCGCGGCGGCGATGGCGACGGCCGGGACTGCGAGTGCCTTGCGCATGGTGTGCTCCTCGTTGTCGGGATGCGGACCCTGGAGGGCCCGCAGGACGGCGGCTGGGAGCCGGTCGCCCGGTGTGCCGGCGGGTGCGTCGGTGCGCCCGCCGTCGAGCAGGTCTGGGTGACCCGGCCGGCGGCGGTTCCCCCCAGCGGGAGGACTCCCCCGCTGCCGCGTCGACCACCTGGGGTTCGGGGCGGGGTGCCGGATCGGTTCACCGGCGGCGGACATCTCTCCCTGAAACGCCGCACAGAACCGGCAGGGCGGTTCCGGACGAACGCCCGGCATGACTCCGTTCGCAGGTCCGCCGTCCGGACGACGCCGCGCCGGCGCACCGTGGGGCCGGCCGGTGCTGCTCGGCCTGCTGACCGTGCTCGCGCTCGGGATGGGGGCCTCTCCCGCGCTCGCCCACGACGGGCTGACCGGCAGCACCCCGGCGGCATCGGCCGCACTCACCGCGGTGCCGTCGGAGGTGCAGCTCGAGTTCAGCGGCGCACCGCAGCAGCTGGGCACCCGGGTGGTGGTGACCGGACCCGGCGGGACGGTGTCCACCGGCGAGCCGGAGATCCGGGGCACCACCGTCGTGCAGGCACTCTCCGCGGACCTGCCGGCGGGCGCCTACCGCGTCCAGTGGCGCGCCACGTCGTCCGACGGGCACCCGATCGAGGGCAACTACGAGTTCTCGGTGTCCCCGGACGCCGCCCCCGCGGCTCCGGTGACGCCGCAGCCGGCCGCGGCCTCGACCGGGACGGGCACGCCGGGCGTGTGGTGGGCCGCGGGGGCGCTGGTGCTGGTCGCCCTCGGCACGGTGGTCGCCGGCCGGCTGCGCAGGCGGGCATGACCCGCGCGGCGCTGGTCGCCCCGGTCGAGTCCGGCCGCCCGTCCGAGCCGGTCCGCCCGCCATGGCTCGTCCCTGCGGTGCTCGGCACCGGGATCGGCGCCGTGGTCCTGCTGCTCGCCGGCCTCGCCGTCGGCGGCGGCAGCACCGGGCCGTCCGCGGGCGGCCCGGTGGTCGCGTGGGGCGAGCCGGTGCTCACCCTCGCCAGCCGGGTGGCGGCGGTCGGCACGGTCGGCACCGCACTGTTCGCCGCCGCCCTCCTGCCCGGGCGGGCGGGAGCTCTGGCCCCGGCCGCCCGGCGGGCGGTGCTCGCGGCGTCGGGCTGGGCCGCGGTGTGGGCGGCGGCCACCGCCCTCGGCGGGCTCCTCACCCTCAGCCGTCTGGTGGACGTGGCGCCGTGGGCGCTGCCCTGGAGCTCGGTGCCGCTGTTCCTGGGCACCACCGGCGCCGGGCAGGCCGTCCTGCTGGGCACCGCCGCCGCCGGCCTGCTGACGGTCACCGCGCGACGCTGCACCCGGGTGGCCGGCGCTCGGCTGCTGCTGGCCGGGGCGCTGGCGGTGCTCCTGCTCCCGGTGCTGCTCACCGGTCACTCGTCGGCCGCTGACGACCACCTGCTCACCGTGGCCACGCTCGGCGTCCACGTCGTCGCGGCGGCCCTCTGGATCGGTGGTCTGCTCGCGCTGCTGGTGCACGGCCGCGCGCCCGGCGCTGCCGCCCCGGCCGTGGCCCGGTTCAGCCGGCTCGCCCTGGTGTGCGCCGTGGTCACCGGCGGGTCGGGGCTGCTCGCCGCCGGCCTGCTGCTGGGCGACGTCCCGGCGGTGCCGGCCGCGCTCGGCACCGGCTACGGGTGGCTGCTGATCGGCAAGACCGCCGGCCTGGCCGCGCTGGTGGTCCTCGGCCACCAGCACCGGCGGCGGACGCTGCCGCGGCTGCGGGAGGGCCGGCCCGGGGCCTTCCGCCGGTTCGCCGCCGTGGAGCTGGTGGTCATGGTCGCCACCGTCGCGCTGGCGGTCGCCCTGGCGGCCTCCCCTCCCCCGGCGACCGCATCGTCGCAACCGGCCGGCACGGCGGCGCCGGCCGCTCCGGTGGCCGGCGCCGACCCGATGGCCGGCCACGACCACGGCGAGCTCTCGGTCGGCGTGCTCGTCGACGCCGAGCGCTTCCACGTCGCCGGGCCGGTCGCTGCGGGGTCACGGGTGACCGTGTCCAACGGCAGCGACCAGCCGGTGACGATCACCGCGGCCGAGGGCGCCTTCGACGTCGACGTGCCCGCCCGCACGCTGCTGACCTTCCTGGCGCCGGAGCAGGCCGGCGAGTACCCGTTCAGCAGCCGTCACTCGTCGGCGTTCACCGACGTCCTGGTGGTCGAGTGACGCCTCATTCGTCCTGGGTGCGGTAGCCGAGGTTCGGGGACAGCCACTTCTCCGCCTCGGCGACCGTCCAGCCCTTGCGCCGGGCATAGTCCTCGACCTGGTCGCGACCGACCCG from Modestobacter roseus encodes the following:
- a CDS encoding copper resistance D family protein, whose protein sequence is MTRAALVAPVESGRPSEPVRPPWLVPAVLGTGIGAVVLLLAGLAVGGGSTGPSAGGPVVAWGEPVLTLASRVAAVGTVGTALFAAALLPGRAGALAPAARRAVLAASGWAAVWAAATALGGLLTLSRLVDVAPWALPWSSVPLFLGTTGAGQAVLLGTAAAGLLTVTARRCTRVAGARLLLAGALAVLLLPVLLTGHSSAADDHLLTVATLGVHVVAAALWIGGLLALLVHGRAPGAAAPAVARFSRLALVCAVVTGGSGLLAAGLLLGDVPAVPAALGTGYGWLLIGKTAGLAALVVLGHQHRRRTLPRLREGRPGAFRRFAAVELVVMVATVALAVALAASPPPATASSQPAGTAAPAAPVAGADPMAGHDHGELSVGVLVDAERFHVAGPVAAGSRVTVSNGSDQPVTITAAEGAFDVDVPARTLLTFLAPEQAGEYPFSSRHSSAFTDVLVVE
- a CDS encoding copper resistance CopC family protein, which encodes MTPFAGPPSGRRRAGAPWGRPVLLGLLTVLALGMGASPALAHDGLTGSTPAASAALTAVPSEVQLEFSGAPQQLGTRVVVTGPGGTVSTGEPEIRGTTVVQALSADLPAGAYRVQWRATSSDGHPIEGNYEFSVSPDAAPAAPVTPQPAAASTGTGTPGVWWAAGALVLVALGTVVAGRLRRRA